Genomic window (Polaromonas sp. JS666):
CGCGGGTTCATCGGCACGCGCCCCGGCGCGCGGACCAGGCGGGATCTGCGCAGGCGATCATCCGCCGTCTATCTCCCCGCGCAGCGACTCGACCACCCCCCGGAACTCCTCGCGGTTGTGCTCGCTCAGCCCTGAGAGCGCCTCGTGCGCGTGCAGTATCCGCTGACGCCACGCCGCCGGGTCGTCGTGCCGGGTGCTCAGCGCGTAGAGCTCGGGCGCGGCGGTAACGTCCTCGCGGATGCTGGCCAGCACCCGATCCATGCTCAGCTCCTCGAAGAGCGCGCGCACCACAGGCGTCACCCCCGCAAGCACCACGCGGCCCCGGCCGACCAGCTCGTGCACCGTGCCGAGGCAGGTGCTGTCCAGGTAGTCGCAGCCGGAGAGGTCCAGCACCAGCGGCCGCCCCTCCTCCAGTACGGCACGCGCGGTCTCGTAGAAGGCGTCGCAGTGCATCCAGGTGGCCCGGCCGCGCAGCGCGAGGTGCACGGCGTCCTCCGTCTCTCCGTAGAAGACGACCTCGCCGCCCGGCTGCGCCGCGCCCGAGGCGGTCAGGTTGGGGCTCGCGGCGCCGTTGTCGAACGAGGAGGGGCCGGCGTGCGCGTCGATCAGGAGGAGGGTCACGTCGTCCGGGTCCGGGTCCGTGGCGGCGCCACCGCGCAACTCCCCCAACATCTCCTGCGCGCTGGAGAGCGGCATGGAGAGTACCCGCTTGAGCCGTTCCAGCTCCCGCTCCGTCCCCGACGGGAGGAGCCCATCGGTGTAGAGGAGCATTCGATCGCCCGGCGCCAGCCAGAGCCGCTCCTCGTGGAAGCGTGCATCCAGCGCCAGCCCCAGCGCCGGCCCCGTGCGCCGGATCAGGCGCGTCTCCCGGCCCTCGCGCACGTGCAGCACGGGCGGGTGCCCCGCGGATGCCAGCGTCACGCTACCCTCCACCGTGTCGAGCAGGCCAATGACGGCGGTCACAAAGAGACCCGGCGCTTCGATCGACTGGCAGAGCGAGCGGTTCACCGCGTCCAGCACCGCCGCCGGTGCCAGCGCGCGGCCCGTCTCCGGGTCCACCAGCACCAGCCGCTGCTTGAACAGCACCGAGAGCATCGCCGAGGTGACGCCGTGACCGGTGGCGTCCGCCAGGTAGAAGGCCAGGTGCCGCTCGCCGAGCCGGACCACGTCGTAGAGGTCACCGCCCACGTGCTGTCCCGGCCGGTAGACCGCCTGGACGCAGTAGCTCTCCACCGGCGGCGGGCTGCCCGGCAGAAGCGCGCGCTGGATCACCTCCGCCCGCTCCAGGTCGCGCCGCAGCAGCTCCGACTTCTCCTCCAGCTCCCGCACCT
Coding sequences:
- a CDS encoding SpoIIE family protein phosphatase; translation: MTPDPAPLALVVDDQPVTRLMVKRALERFGCAPVLEAADGIAAQAILREHPDVALVLTDIMMPRMDGLELLHWGRETVPGAIWIVLSGLDTFDSAVAAIRFGAFDFLPKPPRLEEMEVSVRNALERRRLLAEQARLHAELQRKVRELEEKSELLRRDLERAEVIQRALLPGSPPPVESYCVQAVYRPGQHVGGDLYDVVRLGERHLAFYLADATGHGVTSAMLSVLFKQRLVLVDPETGRALAPAAVLDAVNRSLCQSIEAPGLFVTAVIGLLDTVEGSVTLASAGHPPVLHVREGRETRLIRRTGPALGLALDARFHEERLWLAPGDRMLLYTDGLLPSGTERELERLKRVLSMPLSSAQEMLGELRGGAATDPDPDDVTLLLIDAHAGPSSFDNGAASPNLTASGAAQPGGEVVFYGETEDAVHLALRGRATWMHCDAFYETARAVLEEGRPLVLDLSGCDYLDSTCLGTVHELVGRGRVVLAGVTPVVRALFEELSMDRVLASIREDVTAAPELYALSTRHDDPAAWRQRILHAHEALSGLSEHNREEFRGVVESLRGEIDGG